One segment of Cryptococcus neoformans var. grubii H99 chromosome 2, complete sequence DNA contains the following:
- a CDS encoding protein BCP1, producing the protein MPSNPSLEAVSAANATKRKNAPRDDEDSVSESGSDVSMINVDFDFYNLNPEVDLIAVKRLLRQTLSYDEERIDVHPLAELLLAEGIRLQAGSSIKTDGEESDPWGLVAVIDIVRHKDHPALKPFLDYLGSTLANGDTVLQSVFNPSSPNTRPALVFSLRMLNLPLPLIPHLYRMLLEELETKEEGRFTHFLVWGRGYRLEGTEEGMGLDMNVVEKSSKKKKASGNETVALSAGSFPYHPEEEFMDKVASQVHTYNFKTAAPRDAESFGVEQFGRLVLLEKSKLVNAIQSMQAACQ; encoded by the exons ATGCCCTCGAACCCTTCATTAGAAGCCGTTTCGGCCGCAAATGCtacgaagaggaagaatgcTCCCCGGGACGACGAAGACAGTGTTTCTGAATCCGGAAGCGATGTC AGCATGATCAATGTAGACTTTGACTTTTACAATCTTAATCCTGAAGTTGACCT CATTGCGGTCAAGAGGCTCCTTCGTCAGACTCTCTCCTACGATGAGGAGCGTATTGACGTCCACCCTTTAGCGGAGCTCTTGCTTGCCGAGGGTATAAGACTACAGGCTGGTAGCTCTATCAAGACagatggggaggagagtGATCCTTGGGGTCTTGTCGCTGTGATCGACATCGTTAGACATAAG GATCACCCTGCTCTCAAACCATTTTTGGACTATCTCGGCTCGACTCTTGCAAATGGCGACACTGTTCTTCAATCAGTATtcaatccttcttcacccaaCACCCGTCCGGCTCTCGTTTTCTCCCTTCGTATGCTCAACTTGCCTTTACCACTCATCCCACACTTGTATAGGATGTTGCTGGAGGAGCTTGAgaccaaggaggaaggtcgGTTTACCCATTTTTTAGTTTGGGGTCGAGGCTACAGGTTGGAGGGTACTGAAGAGGGTATGGGTTTGGATATGAACGTCGTGGAGAAGTcttccaagaagaagaaggcatcaGGGAACGAGACTGTTGCCCTGTCCGCTGGAAGCTTCCCTTACCACCCCGAAGAGGAGTTCATGGACAAG GTTGCAAGTCAAGTCCACACCTACAACTTCAAGACTGCCGCCCCTCGAGATGCCGAATCCTTTGGTGTCGAGCAATTTGGCAGGTTGGTGCTTCTGGAAAAATCCAAACTCGTTAATGCCATCCAGTCCATGCAGGCGGCATGCCAATAG